One genomic segment of Stigmatella erecta includes these proteins:
- a CDS encoding phosphatidate cytidylyltransferase has translation MNEKNKNLLIRIVSAVVLLPVVLFLLWKGGVYSAVLLGLAAAACASEYYTITLKGLSPAAWVGLVLAGAMPFLPLRGPENVGQIAFWVTAGYFFFAWTYHLIRGPLPEAPVRSAQLITGFLYGGVGLTALSALRMLPDGMAWVICALVITWANDTVAYFAGRFLGRHKLYVEVSPNKTWEGFFGGLVGSVGGMFIARAGFFPELTVMDCVFTGIAGGILGPIGDLCESMLKRAYGVKDSGKLIPGHGGILDRIDALLFNAPLVFIYVQFIRHLL, from the coding sequence GTGAACGAGAAGAACAAGAACCTCCTCATCCGGATCGTCTCCGCAGTGGTGCTGCTGCCCGTCGTGCTCTTCCTGCTGTGGAAGGGCGGCGTCTACAGCGCGGTCCTCCTGGGGTTGGCGGCCGCCGCCTGCGCCAGCGAGTACTACACCATCACCCTCAAGGGGCTGTCGCCCGCCGCCTGGGTGGGGCTCGTGCTGGCAGGCGCCATGCCCTTCCTGCCCCTGCGCGGGCCGGAGAACGTGGGGCAGATCGCCTTCTGGGTGACCGCGGGCTACTTCTTCTTCGCGTGGACCTACCACCTCATCCGGGGGCCGCTGCCCGAGGCGCCGGTGCGCTCGGCGCAGCTCATCACCGGCTTTCTCTATGGAGGCGTGGGGCTCACCGCCCTGTCCGCGCTGCGGATGCTCCCGGATGGCATGGCCTGGGTCATCTGTGCGCTGGTCATCACCTGGGCCAATGACACCGTCGCCTACTTCGCGGGCCGCTTCCTGGGGCGCCACAAGCTGTATGTGGAGGTAAGCCCGAACAAGACGTGGGAGGGCTTCTTCGGCGGGTTGGTGGGCTCGGTGGGCGGCATGTTCATCGCGCGGGCGGGGTTCTTCCCGGAGCTGACGGTGATGGACTGCGTCTTCACCGGCATCGCTGGCGGCATCCTGGGCCCCATTGGCGACCTGTGCGAGTCCATGCTCAAGCGGGCCTACGGGGTGAAGGACTCGGGCAAGCTCATCCCCGGCCACGGCGGCATCCTGGATCGCATCGACGCGCTCCTGTTCAACGCGCCGCTGGTGTTCATCTATGTGCAGTTCATCCGCCACTTGCTCTGA
- a CDS encoding septal ring lytic transglycosylase RlpA family protein, with translation MGRSVLLLVLALGLMSGCASRSSRTAPAPREEPAGKGSGTYLGEGLASFYGPGLHGRKTANGERFDQEAMTAAHRTARFGTCVQVVNMENGRSVKVRVNDRGPFKPGRIIDVSKGAARKLGMLDKGLARVRLYRCAEPVSVFSVPHVPLPG, from the coding sequence ATGGGGCGGAGCGTCCTCCTGCTGGTCCTGGCGCTGGGGCTGATGAGCGGGTGTGCCTCGCGCTCGTCCCGGACGGCGCCCGCGCCCCGCGAGGAGCCCGCCGGCAAGGGCTCGGGCACGTACCTGGGCGAAGGGCTGGCCTCGTTCTACGGCCCCGGGCTGCACGGCCGGAAGACGGCCAACGGGGAGCGCTTCGACCAGGAGGCCATGACCGCCGCGCACCGCACGGCCCGCTTCGGCACCTGCGTGCAGGTGGTGAACATGGAGAATGGGCGCTCGGTGAAGGTGCGCGTCAACGACCGGGGCCCCTTCAAGCCAGGGCGCATCATCGATGTGTCCAAGGGGGCCGCCCGCAAGCTGGGCATGCTGGACAAGGGGCTCGCGCGGGTGCGCCTGTACCGCTGTGCGGAGCCCGTGTCCGTCTTTTCCGTGCCGCACGTGCCGCTCCCAGGGTAG
- the tsaB gene encoding tRNA (adenosine(37)-N6)-threonylcarbamoyltransferase complex dimerization subunit type 1 TsaB: MFLALETSTLTLSLALVERAGEDVRVLEHVVAGPPLKQSEALPGLVGELLARHGVKLAELEGLAVGLGPGSFTGLRIGLASVKALAYAARLKVAGASSLAAVALEGPEGPPLFCLAVARKDDLYFGAYRRRGHQVEALEPETAMSPEEVATRMAAEPTALALGPALTGYRAALEAAGVAPGRLLAGPEFPSAVELSRLIRFPEQQTLETLFALEPHYVRASEPERNPKFPPLPGPAPTARLKED, translated from the coding sequence GTGTTCCTCGCGCTGGAGACCTCCACGTTGACGCTGTCGCTCGCCCTGGTGGAGCGGGCAGGGGAGGACGTGCGCGTCCTCGAGCATGTGGTGGCGGGCCCTCCGCTGAAGCAGAGCGAGGCGCTGCCGGGCCTCGTGGGCGAGCTGCTCGCGCGCCATGGGGTGAAGCTCGCGGAGCTGGAGGGGCTGGCCGTGGGGCTGGGGCCTGGCTCCTTCACCGGCCTGCGCATCGGCCTGGCCTCGGTCAAGGCACTGGCGTACGCGGCGCGCCTCAAGGTGGCGGGGGCCTCCTCCCTGGCGGCCGTGGCGCTGGAGGGCCCCGAGGGGCCGCCGCTGTTCTGCCTCGCGGTGGCGCGCAAGGATGACCTGTACTTCGGCGCCTACCGGCGGCGGGGCCACCAGGTGGAGGCGCTGGAGCCGGAGACGGCCATGTCCCCCGAGGAGGTGGCCACGCGGATGGCCGCCGAGCCCACGGCGCTCGCGCTGGGCCCCGCGCTCACCGGGTACCGCGCCGCGCTGGAGGCCGCGGGGGTGGCGCCCGGGCGGCTGCTGGCCGGGCCGGAGTTTCCCTCCGCGGTGGAGCTGTCGCGGCTCATCCGCTTCCCGGAGCAGCAAACGCTGGAGACGCTCTTCGCGCTGGAGCCGCACTACGTGCGGGCCTCCGAGCCCGAGCGCAACCCGAAGTTCCCCCCGCTGCCGGGCCCCGCGCCCACCGCCCGGCTCAAGGAGGACTGA
- a CDS encoding aspartate-semialdehyde dehydrogenase: MNENGKIAVVGATGAVGREVLSALLEAGIDSERLTLLASERSEAVELEYGEDTLEVEKTTPESFRGMALVLLATPASASRTLGPTAQAAGAWVVDASSAFRADGSVPLVLPSFNPELLGASFKGRMVCIPSAVTGALVPLVAPLHQAFGVVRAQVTAMMGASSAGVTGVGELERQTAGLLSGRELESHAFPQRIGFNLIPQVGAFLAQSPWTEEEAGWTLEAARLFGARGDTPVIAGTAVQVPVFYGHGLSVHVQLKAAVPVDQVRTVLKASPALKVLDAPAEKVYPMPMLVTADPTVHVGRLRTFPQAPEWLTLFAAIDNAGRGAALNLVEAGLRLLQRPS; encoded by the coding sequence ATGAACGAGAACGGGAAGATCGCCGTGGTGGGGGCCACGGGGGCCGTGGGCCGCGAGGTGCTCTCCGCGCTGCTCGAGGCGGGCATTGACTCCGAGCGGCTCACGCTGCTCGCCTCCGAGCGCTCCGAGGCGGTGGAGCTGGAGTACGGCGAGGACACGCTGGAGGTGGAGAAGACCACGCCCGAGTCGTTCCGGGGCATGGCGCTGGTGCTGCTGGCCACCCCGGCGAGCGCCTCCCGGACCCTGGGGCCCACGGCGCAGGCCGCGGGCGCGTGGGTGGTGGATGCCAGCTCCGCCTTCCGCGCGGATGGCTCCGTGCCGCTGGTGCTCCCGTCCTTCAACCCGGAGCTGCTGGGGGCGTCCTTCAAGGGGCGCATGGTCTGTATCCCCTCCGCGGTGACGGGCGCGCTGGTGCCCCTGGTGGCGCCGCTGCACCAGGCCTTCGGCGTCGTCCGCGCCCAGGTGACGGCGATGATGGGGGCCTCCTCCGCGGGGGTGACGGGCGTCGGGGAGCTGGAGCGCCAGACGGCGGGGCTGCTGTCGGGCCGCGAGCTGGAGTCCCACGCCTTCCCCCAGCGCATCGGCTTCAACCTCATTCCCCAGGTGGGGGCCTTCCTCGCCCAGTCGCCCTGGACGGAGGAGGAGGCGGGCTGGACGCTGGAGGCCGCACGCCTGTTCGGCGCCCGGGGAGACACCCCCGTCATCGCCGGGACGGCGGTCCAGGTGCCGGTGTTCTACGGCCACGGGCTCAGCGTGCACGTGCAGCTCAAGGCCGCCGTTCCCGTGGACCAGGTGCGCACGGTGCTCAAGGCCTCCCCGGCCCTCAAGGTCCTGGATGCGCCCGCCGAGAAGGTCTACCCCATGCCCATGCTGGTGACGGCCGACCCGACGGTGCATGTTGGCCGGCTGCGCACCTTTCCGCAGGCGCCCGAGTGGCTCACGCTCTTCGCCGCCATCGACAACGCGGGCCGGGGCGCCGCGCTCAACCTCGTGGAGGCCGGCCTGCGGCTGCTCCAGCGGCCCTCCTGA
- the rseP gene encoding RIP metalloprotease RseP, whose protein sequence is MFQNIGLFALLLGVLVTVHELGHFLVAKACGVKVLKFSFGFGPKLLGFVKGETEYQIALLPLGGYVKMAGDIPGEDLAPEEAHRGFLAQPPWKRMLIVLAGPVFNLAFPILIYFFVFWGAHDVTSTRVGNVLPESPAAAAGLRPGDRVLAVEGEKVRTYQEMAEAFIGRFERPIPLTIERDGKQQIVEVTPLKKVESSPIETIERGVMGVESSSRVPILGVPPDSAAARAGLRTFDRVLAINGTVVADQAALYDVLAKQPGPLELTVQRGRPVEAGAVVALLPEVLKLSLEKQPGEGLAALGAESSEFYVSSVLPGSPAEKAGLKWGDRLVSLNGEPIRSFNMFQVQISGLGEKPFGLTWRGAQGERTEQIARAPMQVKEEFGPVSTGPILGVQSWDFSSPAERIQLNLEWHEALTQSARIVPTIIKQTVKAIAGLFDNSVPLSSIGGPIMMYQMAARSSELGWDYYLQLMAAISINLGVVNLLPIPILDGFHLVAAGWESVRRRPIPVRVREVANVVGLAMLVALMLVAFFNDITR, encoded by the coding sequence ATGTTTCAGAACATCGGGCTCTTCGCGCTGCTCCTCGGTGTGCTCGTCACCGTGCATGAGCTGGGTCACTTCCTCGTGGCGAAGGCCTGCGGGGTGAAGGTGCTCAAGTTCTCCTTTGGCTTCGGGCCCAAGCTCCTGGGGTTCGTCAAGGGAGAGACGGAGTACCAGATCGCGCTGCTGCCCCTGGGCGGCTACGTGAAGATGGCCGGGGACATTCCGGGCGAGGATCTGGCCCCCGAGGAGGCCCACCGGGGCTTCCTGGCCCAGCCGCCCTGGAAGCGCATGCTCATCGTGCTGGCCGGGCCGGTGTTCAACCTGGCGTTTCCCATCCTCATCTACTTCTTCGTCTTCTGGGGCGCCCACGACGTCACCTCCACGCGCGTGGGCAACGTGCTGCCGGAGTCCCCCGCGGCCGCCGCCGGCCTGCGCCCCGGCGACCGGGTGCTCGCGGTGGAGGGGGAGAAGGTCCGCACCTATCAGGAGATGGCGGAGGCCTTCATCGGCCGGTTCGAGCGGCCCATTCCGCTCACCATCGAGCGCGACGGCAAGCAGCAGATCGTCGAGGTGACGCCGCTCAAGAAGGTGGAGTCCTCGCCCATCGAGACCATCGAGCGGGGCGTCATGGGGGTGGAGTCCAGCTCCCGCGTGCCCATCCTCGGGGTGCCGCCGGATTCGGCGGCGGCGCGCGCCGGGCTGCGCACGTTCGACCGGGTGCTGGCCATCAACGGCACGGTGGTGGCGGACCAGGCGGCCCTTTACGACGTCCTGGCCAAGCAGCCGGGCCCCCTGGAGCTGACGGTGCAGCGCGGGCGGCCGGTGGAGGCCGGCGCCGTGGTGGCCCTCCTGCCCGAGGTGCTGAAGCTCTCGCTGGAGAAGCAGCCGGGCGAGGGCCTGGCGGCGCTCGGGGCCGAGTCGTCGGAGTTCTACGTGTCCTCCGTGCTGCCCGGCAGCCCCGCGGAGAAGGCGGGCCTGAAGTGGGGGGACCGGCTCGTGAGCCTCAATGGCGAGCCCATCCGCTCCTTCAACATGTTCCAGGTGCAGATCAGCGGGCTGGGCGAGAAGCCCTTTGGCCTGACGTGGCGGGGCGCGCAGGGCGAGCGCACGGAGCAGATCGCCCGGGCCCCCATGCAGGTGAAGGAGGAGTTCGGCCCGGTGAGCACCGGCCCCATCCTGGGCGTGCAGTCCTGGGACTTCTCCTCGCCGGCCGAGCGCATCCAGCTCAACCTGGAGTGGCACGAGGCGCTCACGCAGTCGGCGCGCATCGTGCCCACCATCATCAAGCAGACGGTGAAGGCCATCGCGGGGCTATTCGACAACTCGGTGCCGCTCAGCTCCATCGGCGGGCCCATCATGATGTACCAGATGGCGGCCCGGAGCTCCGAGCTGGGCTGGGACTACTACCTGCAGCTCATGGCGGCCATCTCCATCAACCTGGGCGTGGTGAACCTGCTGCCCATCCCCATCCTGGACGGGTTCCACCTGGTGGCCGCGGGCTGGGAGAGCGTGCGAAGGCGCCCCATTCCGGTGCGCGTGCGCGAGGTGGCCAACGTCGTGGGGCTGGCCATGCTGGTGGCCCTGATGCTGGTGGCCTTCTTCAACGACATCACCCGGTGA